One stretch of Novosphingobium pentaromativorans US6-1 DNA includes these proteins:
- a CDS encoding c-type cytochrome, whose translation MIRSRWTAAGLCIAATVGVAWGLGFFFDHLMSKPPGGQLGYDPMENDAAPMDMGAVQRGWPNAMHDPSERARMMAYMHGMGSREPMPIAAPAPQPEAAPVDLGTLLAGAEPQVGQAKSQVCASCHDFTQGGPNRIGPNLWGVVGRDIGSHAGFAYSDAMKSEPGNWSYENLFDYLASPARDIPGNRMGFAGLRKPEDRAAVIRYLATLGGSAPPLPRPKEPAGETAAQ comes from the coding sequence ATGATCCGGTCGAGATGGACGGCGGCGGGACTGTGCATTGCGGCAACGGTCGGCGTCGCGTGGGGGCTGGGATTTTTCTTCGATCACCTCATGAGCAAACCCCCGGGCGGCCAGCTCGGCTACGATCCGATGGAGAACGACGCAGCGCCAATGGATATGGGCGCGGTGCAGCGGGGCTGGCCCAACGCCATGCACGACCCGAGCGAGCGGGCGCGCATGATGGCCTACATGCACGGCATGGGCAGCCGCGAGCCGATGCCGATTGCTGCGCCTGCCCCGCAGCCGGAGGCCGCACCTGTGGACCTGGGCACCCTGCTAGCAGGCGCCGAGCCGCAAGTCGGCCAGGCCAAGTCACAGGTCTGCGCCAGTTGCCACGATTTCACCCAAGGCGGCCCGAACAGGATCGGTCCGAACCTGTGGGGCGTGGTTGGCCGCGACATCGGCTCTCATGCCGGTTTCGCCTATTCCGATGCCATGAAATCGGAGCCCGGAAACTGGTCCTACGAAAACCTGTTCGACTACCTCGCCTCGCCCGCACGGGACATTCCGGGAAACAGGATGGGCTTTGCCGGTCTGCGCAAGCCCGAGGACCGGGCAGCGGTCATTCGCTATCTCGCCACGCTGGGCGGCAGTGCGCCGCCGCTTCCCCGGCCCAAGGAGCCGGCCGGGGAAACGGCGGCGCAGTAG
- a CDS encoding cytochrome C oxidase subunit IV family protein codes for MDHDTATAQEAPSASAHEDGHQQHPLGLYLKVWGYLFVLSTLSYLVDYFHVQGIVRWTLIIVFMLLKAGLIVSIFMHMAWERLSLIYAILVPPLVLLVLVRIMLFESDYTFWTRAIFFGGGG; via the coding sequence ATGGACCATGACACCGCGACCGCCCAAGAGGCCCCGAGCGCATCCGCGCATGAGGACGGGCATCAGCAGCATCCGCTGGGGCTTTACCTCAAGGTCTGGGGCTATCTCTTCGTCCTGTCCACGCTGTCCTACCTGGTCGACTACTTCCACGTTCAGGGGATCGTGCGCTGGACGCTGATCATCGTGTTCATGCTGCTCAAGGCCGGGCTGATCGTGTCGATCTTCATGCACATGGCGTGGGAGCGGCTGTCGCTGATCTACGCGATCCTGGTCCCGCCGCTGGTGCTGCTGGTGCTGGTGCGGATCATGCTGTTCGAGTCCGACTACACGTTCTGGACGCGGGCGATCTTCTTCGGCGGAGGAGGCTGA
- a CDS encoding heme-copper oxidase subunit III family protein: MDHVTTSQLEPRDAAQGIQSIAADWSADQEVFRHTHWGKAMMWIFLLSDTFIFSCFLTAYMTMRASASLPWPNTAEVFALSFGGEPIPLILIAIMTFVLISSSGTMALAVNYGYRGDRRKTAALMFATALFGATFVGMQAFEWTKLIVEEGVRPWANPMGAPQFGASFFMITGFHGLHVTCGVIMLLIVATLVLRGHYDRKGDYSAVEIAGLYWHFVDLVWVFIFAFFYLW, encoded by the coding sequence ATGGACCACGTAACGACAAGCCAGTTGGAACCGCGCGACGCCGCGCAGGGCATCCAGTCGATCGCCGCGGACTGGTCTGCGGATCAGGAAGTCTTTCGCCACACCCATTGGGGCAAGGCGATGATGTGGATCTTCCTGCTCAGCGATACCTTCATCTTCTCCTGCTTCCTTACCGCCTACATGACGATGCGCGCATCGGCGAGCCTGCCCTGGCCCAATACCGCCGAGGTCTTCGCGCTAAGCTTCGGCGGCGAGCCGATACCGCTGATCCTGATCGCGATCATGACTTTCGTGCTGATCAGTTCCAGCGGCACGATGGCGCTGGCGGTGAACTACGGATACCGCGGCGATCGCCGCAAGACTGCCGCGCTGATGTTCGCCACTGCCCTGTTCGGGGCGACCTTCGTGGGCATGCAGGCATTCGAGTGGACCAAGCTGATCGTCGAGGAAGGCGTGCGGCCCTGGGCCAACCCGATGGGCGCGCCGCAGTTCGGCGCCAGCTTCTTCATGATCACCGGCTTCCACGGCCTGCACGTCACCTGCGGCGTGATCATGCTGCTGATCGTCGCAACGCTGGTCCTGCGCGGTCACTATGACCGCAAGGGCGACTATTCCGCCGTCGAGATCGCAGGCCTCTACTGGCACTTCGTCGACCTCGTATGGGTCTTCATCTTCGCATTCTTCTACCTGTGGTGA
- a CDS encoding cytochrome c oxidase subunit 3, with product MSLISRLAEKSWETPGIDRYREPDSYRPAAATVGVYVYFGVATVIFTLLAAAYLVRMGVPGAVDHGTGDDWRPMPEPPLLWINTAILLLSSLAWEAAARASRRDDVPRMRTMVLAGNALGLLFLVGQVLLWWHYQTAGYYLSANPANAFFYLLTAIHGLHLAGGIFAGGRTLGQMAIRADGQRICRNVRLCTIYWHYLLAVWLLLAALLVAT from the coding sequence ATGAGCCTGATTTCGCGGCTTGCCGAGAAGAGCTGGGAGACCCCCGGCATCGACCGTTACCGCGAGCCGGACAGCTATCGCCCAGCGGCCGCGACGGTGGGCGTCTATGTCTATTTCGGCGTCGCCACCGTCATTTTCACGCTGCTCGCGGCGGCCTACCTGGTGCGCATGGGCGTCCCCGGTGCGGTCGATCACGGAACGGGCGACGACTGGCGCCCGATGCCCGAGCCGCCGCTGCTCTGGATCAACACCGCGATACTGCTGCTCAGCAGCCTTGCCTGGGAAGCCGCCGCCCGTGCCTCGCGCCGGGACGACGTGCCCCGCATGCGAACGATGGTGCTGGCGGGCAATGCACTGGGACTGCTGTTCCTTGTCGGGCAGGTGCTGCTCTGGTGGCACTACCAGACCGCGGGCTATTACCTCTCGGCCAATCCCGCCAATGCCTTCTTCTATCTGCTGACGGCGATCCATGGCCTGCACCTGGCAGGCGGGATCTTCGCGGGCGGACGCACGCTCGGCCAGATGGCGATCCGCGCCGACGGGCAGCGGATCTGCCGCAATGTCCGGCTCTGTACGATCTACTGGCACTACCTGCTGGCCGTCTGGCTGCTGCTGGCGGCGCTGCTGGTTGCGACCTGA